The following coding sequences lie in one Miscanthus floridulus cultivar M001 chromosome 9, ASM1932011v1, whole genome shotgun sequence genomic window:
- the LOC136482980 gene encoding receptor kinase-like protein Xa21, with the protein MSHIAIHSNSILPLLAFISIHFLALCQHTSPAALNESSALLCLKSQLLDPSGALASWRHESRVFCKWHGVTCGSRQQASRVIALDLESKNIAGSIFPCVANLSFLERIHMPNNQLDGQISPDIGRLTQLRYFNLSMNSLRGEIPEAISACSRLETIDLDSNSLQGEIPPSLAGCSSLQTVILGYNNLQGSIPPQLGLLPNLFTLFLPSNNITGSIPEYLGQSKNLTWVNLQNNSLTGGIPSALFNNTSLSYIDLSHNVLSGSVPPFSQASSLALNYLSLYENHLSGEIPSSLGNLSSLAFLLLSHNSLGGRIPESLGKLKTLQALDLSYNNLSGTVAPALYNISSLTFLGLGANQLVGTLPTSIGNTLTSITDLILEGSRFEGPIPASLANATNLQYLDLRSNAFMGVIPSLGSLALLSYLDLGENRLEAGDWSFMSSLVNCTRLKNLGLDRNNLQGVISTYITDIPKSLEVMVLKANKLTGSIPSKIGNLMNLMVIQLDKNFLSGNIPDTLGNLQNLSILTLSKNQLSGEIPQSIGELEQLTKLLFQENNLTGLIPSSLDGCKQLTTLNLSSNSLYGAIPRQLFLISTLSEGLDLSNNKLTGDIPFEIGGLINLNSLSLSNNRLSGEIPSTLGQCLVLESLHLEANNLQGSIPDSFINLKGITVMDLSQNNLSGRIPKFLESLISLQTLNLSFNDLEGPVPGGGIFAKPNYVYIQGNNKLCATSPDLQVPQCLTSGPQRKKHSYILAALVSLASVVAVTMACVAVIILKKRRKGKQLTNQSLKKLKNFSYGDLFKATDGFSPNSLVGSGRFGLVYKGQFNVEECAVAIKVFMLDQLGAPSNFLSECEALRNIRHRNLIRVISVCSTFDPTGNEFKALILEYMVNGNLESWLHQKEYTESMTRPLSLGTRIAIAVDIAAALDYLHNRCTPPLVHRDLKPSNVLLNDEMVASLSDFGLAKFLSVDLSTGFNNSSSAVGLRGSIGYIAPEYGVGCEISVGGDIYSYGIILLEIITGRRPTDDMFKDGVNIRIFVESSLPLNIHNILEPNLTGYHEGEDGGQEMVEMQHCAMQLANLGLKCSEMSPKDRPRTEDVYAEIFAIKEKFSTLCSLGSVSMLL; encoded by the exons ATGTCTCACATAGCCATCCACAGCAATTCCATCCTGCCGCTGCTTGCTTTCATCTCCATCCACTTCCTTGCCTTGTGTCAACACACATCACCCGCCGCACTGAATGAATCCAGTGCTCTCCTCTGTCTCAAATCTCAGCTCCTCGACCCATCAGGTGCATTGGCCTCATGGAGACACGAATCCCGTGTGTTCTGCAAGTGGCATGGGGTCACATGCGGCAGCAGACAGCAGGCATCTCGAGTCATTGCACTGGACCTTGAATCCAAGAACATCGCTGGCAGCATATTCCCTTGCGTTGCCAACCTCAGCTTCCTTGAAAGGATCCACATGCCCAACAACCAGCTCGATGGCCAGATTTCTCCTGACATCGGCCGGCTAACCCAGCTTCGGTACTTCAACCTCAGCATGAACTCCCTTCGCGGTGAGATACCAGAGGCAATATCCGCATGTTCCCGTCTTGAGACAATCGACCTTGATAGCAATTCCCTCCAAGGTGAGATCCCTCCAAGTCTTGCTGGGTGCTCATCCCTTCAGACTGTTATTCTTGGCTACAACAATCTTCAGGGAAGCATCCCTCCACAGCTTGGCCTGCTACCCAATCTGTTCACACTGTTTCTCCCCAGCAATAATATCACAGGAAGCATTCCTGAATATTTAGGGCAGAGCAAAAACCTCACGTGGGTGAATCTTCAGAACAACAGCCTTACTGGAGGGATACCCAGTGCTCTGTTCAACAACACATCTCTTTCTTACATAGATCTCTCACACAATGTTCTTTCCGGGTCTGTCCCACCTTTCTCTCAGGCATCTTCCTTGGCACTGAATTACCTTAGCTTATACGAAAATCATCTCTCTGGAGAGATTCCTAGCTCACTTGGTAATCTTTCTTCCCTGGCTTTCTTACTGCTTTCTCATAACAGTTTAGGAGGAAGGATTCCAGAGAGCTTAGGTAAGCTTAAAACCCTGCAAGCACTAGACCTCAGCTATAACAACTTGTCAGGCACCGTTGCACCTGCACTTTATAACATCTCCTCTCTTACTTTTCTTGGACTTGGGGCCAACCAACTTGTTGGTACGCTTCCCACCAGTATTGGCAACACCCTTACAAGCATCACAGATTTGATATTGGAAGGGAGCAGGTTTGAAGGTCCAATTCCAGCTTCACTGGCCAATGCCACAAATTTGCAATATCTAGATCTCCGTAGCAACGCATTCATGGGTGTTATTCCTTCACTGGGATCCCTGGCCTTGTTGAGTTACCTAGATCTAGGTGAAAATAGGCTTGAAGCTGGAGATTGGTCTTTCATGTCCTCTCTAGTGAACTGCACCCGATTAAAGAATTTAGGGTTAGACAGAAACAACCTTCAAGGTGTAATATCTACTTATATCACCGATATCCCAAAAAGCTTAGAGGTCATGGTTCTAAAAGCAAACAAATTGACAGGTTCTATACCGTCAAAGATAGGAAACCTCATGAATCTCATGGTCATTCAGTTAGATAAAAATTTTCTCTCAGGGAATATTCCAGACACGCTTGGGAACCTCCAAAACTTGTCCATTCTAACCCTatccaaaaaccaactttctgGAGAAATTCCGCAATCAATTGGGGAGTTAGAGCAGCTTACTAAACTACTTTTTCAGGAAAACAATTTGACCGGACTCATACCTTCAAGTTTAGATGGCTGCAAACAGTTGACAACACTCAATCTTTCTTCCAATAGCTTGTACGGAGCCATTCCACGGCAACTCTTTCTGATATCTACACTTTCTGAAGGCTTAGACTTGTCCAATAACAAACTCACTGGGGACATACCTTTTGAGATTGGTGGATTGATCAATTTGAATTCACTTAGTCTTTCCAACAATCGATTATCAGGTGAGATCCCCTCCACACTTGGTCAGTGCCTTGTTCTGGAGTCTCTCCACTTAGAAGCAAATAATCTGCAAGGAAGCATCCCAGATTCTTTCATCAACTTAAAAGGCATCACGGTGATGGATCTTTCCCAGAATAACTTGTCTGGTAGAATTCCTAAATTTTTGGAGTCACTTATCTCTTTACAGACTCTAAATCTATCCTTTAATGACCTTGAGGGCCCTGTCCCTGGAGGCGGCATCTTTGCTAAACCGAATTATGTGTACATCCAAGGAAACAATAAGTTGTGTGCAACGTCTCCAGATCTACAAGTACCACAGTGCTTGACATCAGGACCCCAAAGAAAGAAGCATTCCTACATTTTAGCTGCTCTGGTTTCACTTGCTAGTGTAGTTGCAGTCACAATGGCGTGTGTTGCTGTCATTATcttgaagaagagaaggaaaggaaAGCAACTAACCAACCAATCATTAAAGAAGCTAAAGAATTTCTCGTACGGTGATTTATTCAAAGCAACAGATGGTTTCTCTCCTAACAGTCTTGTTGGATCCGGAAGATTTGGATTGGTGTACAAAGGTCAATTCAATGTTGAAGAATGTGCAGTTGCCATAAAGGTATTCATGCTTGACCAATTAGGAGCACCAAGTAACTTCCTTTCTGAATGTGAGGCATTGAGAAATATTCGCCATCGGAATCTTATAAGAGTGATTAGTGTATGTTCAACATTTGATCCAACTGGAAATGAATTCAAAGCACTCATTCTTGAGTACATGGTAAATGGTAACCTAGAAAGTTGGCTCCATCAAAAAGAGTACACAGAAAGCATGACAAGACCATTGAGTTTAGGCACACGAATAGCAATAGCTGTGGATATCGCTGCTGCATTGGACTACCTTCATAATCGATGCACTCCTCCTTTGGTACATCGTGATCTGAAACCAAGCAATGTccttttgaatgatgaaatggttgCATCTCTCAGTGATTTCGGTCTTGCAAAGTTTCTGTCTGTTGACCTTTCAACAGGATTCAATAATTCATCGAGTGCTGTAGGACTGAGAGGATCTATCGGATACATTGCACCAG AGTATGGCGTGGGGTGCGAAATCTCAGTTGGGGGTGACATCTACAGCTATGGAATTATTCTGCTGGAGATTATTACAGGAAGGCGACCAACTGATGACATGTTTAAGGATGGTGTAAACATCCGCATCTTTGTGGAGTCATCACTTCCACTGAATATCCATAACATTTTAGAACCAAATCTCACTGGATATCATGAAGGTGAAGACGGAGGACAAGAAATGGTTGAAATGCAGCACTGTGCCATGCAACTCGCAAATCTTGGTCTAAAATGTTCTGAGATGTCACCCAAGGATCGGCCAAGAACAGAGGATGTTTATGCTGAAATCTTCGCCATCAAAGAAAAATTTTCAACATTGTGCTCATTGGGAAGTGTATCTATGTTACTGTAA